In the genome of Ferrovibrio terrae, the window TCCAGCACCTCGGCCGGGCGGGCATTCAGCGCCGGGAAAGAACCGACGATGCCGGCCTTGCACTGGGCGATCACCAGTTCCGGTCCCGAGACGATAAACATCGGCGAACCGATCACCGGCAGCGAGAGCCGGCCCTGAACGACAGCGGGAAGCGTCATGGTTTTCCTCCAGGAATTTCGTTGGCGGGATGATCCGACAGGCCTTTGGTGCCGTCAATCGCGCCGTGTGTGAATCCGTCACGATTGACGTTACGGCAGTCATCCGTTTGCCCCGCCGATGCGTAAAAGAACACAAACTCGCGGAAACCCATGCTGACAGCCCTGCTTATCCTAGGCGCCACCCTGTTCGGTCTCGGCGCAGCCAGCGAACATATCGCCAGACAGGCGGAACAGGATTTTCCGGCCACCGGGAATTTCATCACCGCTGGCGGCATTCGCCAGCATGTGATCGAGCGTGGCGATGGCCCGGCACTGGTGATGATCCACGGCGCCTATGGCGCTGCCGCAGATTTCGAGGCCAGCCTGATGCCGCAGACCGCGCGGCAATTCCGGTCCATCGCCGTCGACCGGCCGGGCCATGGCTACAGCGATGCCATCGACAGCGACACGCCTGATGCGCAGGCCAGGATGCTGCATGCCGCACTGGAGACGCTTGGTGTACGCCGGCCGGTGCTGCTCGGGTTTTCCTATGGCGGAGCGGTCGCGCTGAGCTATGCCCTGCAATATCCCGACGCGGTGGCCGCACTGGTGCTGGTCAGCCCGGCGACGCATCCCTGGCGCCGCAGCGAACCGCTGCCCTTCGGCATCGCCGATGCGCCGCTGGTCGGTCCGTTGCTGAAACACACGATCGTCACACCAGCAGGGATGCTGCTGAAGGATTCCGCTGTCGCCTCCATCTTCGCGCCAAGTGCCGTGCCGCAGTCCTTCGCCGGCGCTCCGGTCGCATTGGGCCTGCGACCGGACGACTATGCAGCCACAGCGCGGGAAATCCGCGTCCTCGATGCCTTCCTGCGCCAACAGGTGCCACAATACCCCGGCTTGCGCATGCCGGTCGCCATCGTGGTCAATGATGCGGACACATCGGTCTGGTCGACGGTGCATGGCCGTCCGCTTGCATCTGTGCTGCGCGATGTGAAACTGATGGCAACCGATGGCGGCGGCCATCCGCTGCATTTCTCGCGGCCTGCTTCGGTGCTGGCCGCCATCGACTGGGCGGCCGCCAAGTCTGGGTATTAGATGGGCAGGATATTAGCCCATGCGCAAATCGATCTGTGTGATCGGCCGCAACACGGCCAGCAACGCCAGCAGATCGGACAGCGCCAGTGCAACGCAGCCTTCGGTGCCGCTGTAATCCGGCCGGGCAACATGCATGAAAATGGCACTGCCCAGACCGGGCACCGGCGGATCATCGTTATGCCCCAGCACCACGATCACATCGTAGACCGCATCCTCGCGCCAGAGTTTTTCATGGCTGGCGGCATAGGGCAGCGCGACGAAACGATTGTAGGCCGGATCAAGCGGATCGTCGCACCAGCCGTCCTGCGGGGTCAGCGCCTGCAGCGGCAGTCTGGTCTGCGGCGCAGCCATGCGATCGGGCCGATAGAAAACCTGGCGTAACGGATAACGGCCGAGCGGTGTGGCGCCATCGCCTTCGCGCTTCTCGGCCTCGGGCAGCGCGCCGCCCTTGCCGAGCGTGCAGCGGAAACGCAGGCCGCCGAATTGCAGCATTCCGTCGGAGGTGACGATGATGTCGCTCATACCGTCATCAGGCGGGATTCAGGATCACGACGCAAGAGGCGGAATGGCAGCTTACGGCACGACGCCAGCGCGGCGGTTCTTCTCGTTCTGCATCTCATAATATTTCTGATAGGCGTCGGTGGCGCGGTTGGACCACTCGTTCTGTTTCTCGCCCTGCACCATCGCAGCCGCAGACGCCGTCGCCGATTGCGGCGTGGCCAGATAGTTGTTGCCGCGCACCGTGCCGAATTTCGCGGTTGCGTTGGCCTGGGTCACCGGCGAGGTGCCGACCGAACGGGTCGGAACGCCGCCACCACCGATGGGATGTGCGGGGAACCAGGTGCGACCATCGATCTGTTGGGCAGGACGGCCACTCGAGTTGACCTGCATCGGCCCGACAGAGTGCGCCTGCTGCTGCTGACCGGGCAACGGATTGGCGCGGGTATTGTTGATCGCGTCGGAGCGTGCGTCGGCCTGCTGGGTGGCGGCATTCTGTTTCAGGGCCTGGAACAGGTCACCGGGCAATTCGATCGCACCATTGGCATTGCTGGCAATCGGCTGGCCGGCCTGCTTCATGGGCGCAGGCTTACGATCGGCCGCGCGCGGATCCATGGCGACGCCGAGCTTCATTTCGGGTTGCGGCATGGCTTGCGCCTGAGCCTGGAGTTCAGCCGGCACGGCATCCGATGCCGAGGCCAGCATGGTCTGCGGAGCATCCTTGTTGCCGGGACCGAGATCGATGCCCAGCGCGGCCAGGGCATGTTCGCCCGGATCCTTGCCGGTGGATTCTTCCACCATGCCGCTGACCAGCGAAGCGACCAGGCCGATCGGACCGCCGAACAGGCCGCCGCCGGCAAGGCGCGAACCCGGATCGATCTTGTCGCCGGTCATGGCGCGATAAACCGTGTTGACGATCGGGATATGCTGCAGCGGATTGATGATGTCGAGGAAGTCGCTGAAGGTGAAACCATCCTCGCCGAACAGCGGCTTGCCAGCCTTCTCACCAGACGCGGTCGCGTCGGTCGCCCTGGCGCGCGGTGCCAGGTCGTTGATGCCATGGACATCGTAAGTGGTCAGGCTCGACATGATGGTCCTTTCTCGGGACATATCATTGCAAGCCGCAGGCCAAGAGACCTGCTAAGAAAATCATATAGTTAATGGCGGGAGGCGCCCCACCCGGCAATTCCTGCCGGGCAGGTTAGAGGTAGTGGCCGGAGCGTTTGCGCTTGGCGGCCAGATAGGCCTCGTTATGGGCGTTGGTCGGGAATTTGTGCGGTACGCGCTCGACCACCTCGATGCCGCAGGCAGCCAGGCCCGACACCTTCTCCGGATTGTTGGTCAGCAGCCGTACCCGGCTGAAGCCCAGCTTCTGCAGCATGCGCGCCGCCGGCAGGAACCAGCGTTCGTCGGCATCGAAGCCGAGCCGCTGGTTGGCATCCACCGTATCGAAGCCCTGGTCCTGCAACTGGTAGGCGCGCAGCTTGTTGACCAGACCGATACCGCGGCCCTCCTGCGCCAGATAGAGCAGCACGCCGCCGCCGGCCTCGTTGATGATGCGGATCGCGCCGCGCAGCTGTTCGCCGCAATCGCAGCGCAGGCTGCCGAGCAGATCGCCGGTGAAACATTCCGAATGCAGGCGCGTCAGCACCGGCTGCGCCGGATCGGGCGTGCCGATGACGAGGGCGAAATGCTCCTGCCGGCCATCGGCCGGGCGGAAGGCGAATAGCTGCGCATTCTCGGCGTCTGCCACCGGCAGCCGGGCACGGCTGACCGCCTGAAGCGTTTCGGCCGCCGCCGTGTCGTAGACGGCAACCGCGGCTTCGGGCAGCGACAGCAGGTCGGCCGGCAGCGCAGCATCCGCTGTCAGTTCGATGTGAATGGCGGCCGGCAGCAGATAGGCCGTCTTGGCCAGCTTCACAGCCAGACGCGCGCTTTCCGGCGGCGCGGCCTTGAGACGGGTAAACGGCCCGCGCAGTGGTGCGGCAAGGTCGCGGCTGGCATCGGCGAGATCGCGGATCAGGGCCGCACGTTCCTCGGCGGGAGCCGGCAGGTCATGCAGGGGTAACAGAAGCGTGTCATGTCCGGTCGGGCCGATATGCAGCACGGCGGCACGCGAGGCCGGCAGGACCAGCGCCGCCGTATTGTCGAAGCGCTGCAGATCGGCGAGGGTTGCTTCCGTCAGGGTTTCCGCCGCCAGCACCAGCGTGCGACGGGTCCCGCCGCCAAGCAGCAGCACCGGACGGCCGCGACGCAGTTCGTGGCCGGCGCGGTCAACGGCAATGGCGGCAGCGGCAGGGGAAAGTTCAGTCATGACCGATCCGATGTACGACTCTGGGGGCGACCCGGCAAGCCGCCCGGGCACCGACCTGCAGAGCGATGTGACGTCTGCCGCAGGGATTTCTGCCCGGATGCCGCCCGGCTCGGCTGAATTTGCACCCTGGACGACACCCAGCCTGCAGGCCCGCCTGATCGCCCGCGGCCTGCGCCGCCTGATCAAGCCGCGCCGGGTCGGCCGCGCCGATCTGCCGCTGATCCGCGTCCTGATGGCGGCCATGACCCGCAGCCGTCCCCTGCCCGGCGTGACGGTCGAACGGGTGAAGGCACCTGTGCATGGCGAATGGCTGCGGCCGCGACAGCCCCGGCGCGGCCGGGCGCTGCTGTATCTGCACGGCGGCGGTTATATGGCCGGCAGCCCGCGCACGCATCGCGCCATCACCGCGCGGCTGGCGCATCGTCTTGGCGCCGCGGTCTTCGCGCTCGACTATCGCCTGGCGCCAGAACACCCCTATCCCGCCGCGCTGGAGGATGCGCTGACAGCCTGGCGCTGGCTGCTGGACGACGGCTGGCGCCCAGACCGCATCTGGCTGGCGGGCGATTCCGCTGGAGGCGGACTTGCCCTGGCACTGATGCTGGCCTGCAAGCAGCAAAACCTGCCGCTGCCAGCCGCGGCAGCACTGTTTTCGCCCTGGACCGACCTGACCTGCAGCGGCGCCGCCATCACCGAGAATGCCGGGCGTTGCGCCTGGTTCACCGCCCAGCAGCTGGATTTCGCCGCCCGGCTCTACGCTGACCGCCATACGCCGGGGGATCCCCTGATCTCGCCGCTGCTGGGCGACCTGTCGGGTCTGCCGCCGCTGCTGCTGCATGTCAGCGACAGTGAGCTGCTGCGCGACGACTCGCTGCGGCTGGAGGCGAAGGCCCGTGCCGCCGGCACTTCGGTCCGCCTGCGGCTGTGGCATGGCCTGCCACATGCCTGGCCGAACTTCGCCGGCCTCATGCCTGAGGGCGATGCCTGTCTGGAAGACACCGCCAGCGCCCTGCTTGCCCTCTCAGCCAATTAAACCCGGCCGCTTCTTAACTGCTTGAGCCGCAAGGCCTTAACGGGCAGACTCGGAGTCGTGGCCGCGCCGCAGCCGCAGGACCGGGGGAGACCTGCTTGCAGGAAAAAGAACTGCGCCTTGCGCTGGTATGCTTTGGCGGCGTCTCGCTCGCCATCTACATGCATGGCGTCACCAAGGAAATCCTCAAGCTGGTCCGCGCCTCGCGAGCCTATCACGAGCTGCCCAAGGGGTCCGCGCGCGACAGCGCAGGTTTCGCGGACCATGTGCAGGCCAGCGACACCGAGTATGACAGCGAGCACGCCTATTTCGAACTGCTGCAGGACGTCGGCAAGCATATCGACCTGCGCGTGGTGGTCGATGTCATCGCCGGCGCCTCGGCCGGCGGCATCAACGGCCTGATTCTCGGCCGCGCGCTGGCGCATAACCTGCGCATCGATCATTTCCGCAACCTCTGGCTCCGCGAAGCCGATGTCGAACGTCTGCTCGATACCGAGAAACGCGCCGGCCAGTGGAGCAAGGCCTATATGCGGCCGCTGCTGTGGCTGGCGGCACGCTCGCGGTTCGGCCGGCTGCTGCTCGGCGATGCCGAAGTGCTGCAGAAACTGTCGCTGTTCACCCGGTCGCGCTGGTTCCAGCCGCCATTCGACGGCACGCATCTGCTGCGCCAGCTGATGGCCGGGCTGGAGGGAATGGGCAATCCGACGACACCAGGCGATTCACTGATGCCGGCCAATCTGGCGCTCGACCTGTTCGTGACGCTGACCGACTTCTACGGCTTCCTGCAGCATATCCCGATCCACGACCCGCCCTATGTGCGTGATCGCGAGCATCGTCATGTGCTGCGCTACAGTTATCGCCGCTGGCCCGGTGGCGAGGAGCAGTCGGATTTCACGCGCGCCGATGCGCCGGCGCTGGCCTTTGCCGGCCGCGCCACATCCGCTTTTCCCGGCGCCTTCCCGCCGGCGCAGATCGGCGAGATCGACCGGCTGCTGGCCGAACAGGGCCGGCAATGGGACAACCGCGCCAGCTTCATCAATCGCAATTTCGCCGGCTACCTGCGCGCCGATCTCGATCCGGAGCTGACCTCCTTCGTCGATGGCGGCGTGTTGGCGAACAAGCCCTTCGCCGCCGCGATGAAGGCGATCCGCGGCCGCCCCGCCTATCGTGAGGTCGACCGCCGTCTGGTCTATATCGATCCGCAGCCACTGCGCCCGCCGCCGCCGCCGACCGGGCGCATTCCAGGCTTCTTCCGCGTGCTGAAAGGCGCGCTGAGCGATATTCCGCGCAACGAGCCGATTGCCGACGAACTGCTCGGCGTCAGCCGCTTCAACGAGCGCGTGCGCCACCTGCGCGGTGTGATCGAGGCGACGCAGCCGCAGATCGCGCAGCTGGTGGAGGAAAGCGCACCGCAGCATCTGGATGCCGCACTTAGCGAAATGGAAGTGCGGCTCTGGCGCATGCAGGTGAGCGAACGCGCCGTGCGCGAGGCCGGCTTTGCCTACGAAGGCTATGTGCGCCTCAAGCTGGGGAGCGTACTCGACTTCGTGACCAGGCTGGTCTGCGATGCCTGCGGCTATGGTGAACGCTCCACGGAAGCTCAGTGGACACGGCAGGCCCTGCTGCACTGGGCCGAGGCACGCGGCGTCTGCTACACGGTGCAGCGGTTCGAGAAGGCGCGCCCGGGCGCTGGTATCGACGACCTGCCCGGCTGGGTGCGTTTCCTGCTGCGCTTCGACGTTGCCTTCCGCCAGCGCCGCGTCCGTTTCCTGGTGCAGCAGCTCAACCAGCTTTACGGCAAGCTGACCGAGCCCGAGCATCGCGGCCTGAAGGCCGAGGAACTCGACAAGCTGAAACGCGCGCTCTACGAGGCGCAGGAAACCCTGCGTCATTTCGAGAGCGCCAGTTGCCTGTCATCCATCACCATCGACCAGATCAAGGCGCTGTTCTTCCGCCGCGTGGCGCTGCAGCATGCTGAACTGCTGGCGCAGGACGCGCAGGCTTTTGCGGCGAAGAACCTTGTCGCCATCGATGAGGCCATCGATGCGATGGGCGCCGACATCGACCTGAACCGCCGCACGGATCAACTGGATACGCTGTTCGCCGATCTGTCGCCGCAGGACTGGAGCAGCCAGGCACGGCAGACTTTGCTGGTCAGCTATATCGGCTTCCCGTTCTGGGATGTGCTGACCTTCACCATCACCAACTGGCGCGACCTGGGCGAGTTCAACGAAATCCGCATCGACCGCATCAGCCCGGAAGACGCTGTCGCGATCCGCAAGGGCAATACCCTGAAAGGCGTCAACCTCGGCCGCTTCGGCGGCTTCTTCAGCCGCGCCCATCGCGAGAACGATTATCTCTGGGGCCGCCTGCATGCCGCCGACCGCCTGATCGACATCGTCTACGATGCCGCCAGCGGACCGGGCCTCGAGATTCCGCTCGACCGGACCGCGATCAAGCTGAAAGCCTTCCGCCTGATCCTGGACCGCGAAGCCGCCAACCTTGCCGTCAGCCAGACGCTGATCGCCGATCTGCGCCTCGAACTGGACGCCATCGCAGCCGGTAAGGCGGCCTGAAATCCGGCCGCCCCCAAACTGGCCATGCCTTGTCCCAAACGGGATTTGGCGTATGCTCTCGGCCGCCCTTTTTCAGCTAGCCAAGCGAGCCTTGCCGTGACCCGTTCGATCCGTTCCGCCCTTCTCATTGCTGCTGCCGTGGTGGCGCTCAGCCCTGCTGCTTTCGCGCAGCAGAAGCAGCCCGCAAAGGCCGCTGACGATCCGGTGGTGGCGCGCGTGAACGGCCAGCCGATCCATCGCTCGACTGTGCTGGATTTCTACAGCCAGCTGCCGCCACAGATGGCGCAGATCCCGCTGGAGCAGATCCTGCCCGGCATCATCAACGAACTGGCCGCGCGCCGGCTGCTGAGCGAGGCGGCCGAAAAGGCCAAGCTGGGCGATAACGCCGATGTGAAGAAGCAGCTTCAGTCGGCTCGTGAGCAGGTGCTGCAGCAGGCCTATCTTGATCGCAAGGTGAAGGAAGAAATCACCGATGCGAAGATGAAGGCGCGCTACGACGAGTTGATCCAGCAGCAGCCGCCGCAGGAAGAAGTGCATGCCCGCCACATCCTGGTGGCCAGCGAGGCCGATGCGAAAGCCGCGTTGGACGAAGTGAAGAAGGGCGCCGACTTCACCGAAGTATCGAAAAAGCGTTCGACCGGGCCGACGGCTGCGACCGGCGGCGATCTTGGCTTCTTCACCAAGGACAAGATGGTGCCGCCCTTTGCCGAAGCGGCCTTCAAGCTGCAGCCCGGCCAGGTGACCGAGGTGCCGGTGCAGACCCAGTTCGGCTGGCACGTCATCAAGGTGGAAGCGCGCCGCAAGTCCGAGCCGCCGAAGTTCGAGGATGTGCGCGGCCAGGTGCAGGAAATGATGAGCGGCGAAGTCGTCGAAAAGATCGTGGCCGACCTGCGCAAGGGCGCCAAGATCGAGACGCTGGACTGGCCGCAGGAAGGTGGCGGCAATCGCCTGCCGACCATTGCACCGGCCCCGAAGAAGAACTGATCCTCAAGACAATACGAGAAAGCCCAGGAGCACCACGATGGCTGCGCATCCGGTTTCGCCGCTGGCCCCCAAGTCCTATCCGACCCTGCCGGCCGTCGCCGGTGCGCGCTTCGCCACGGCGCTGTCCGGCATCCGCTACAAGGGCCGCGACGATCTGGTGCTGATCGACTTCGCCCCGGGCACCAAGGCGGCGGGACTCTTCACCCGTTCCTCGATGCCGGGCGCGCCGGTGGAATGGTGCCGCAAGATCCTGCCCAGCGGTGCCGCGCGTGCGCTGGTGGTGAATGCCGGCATCGCCAATGTGTTCACCGGCAAGGCCGGCGCGCAGGCGGTGAAGGTCACGGCCGATGGCGCGGCCAAGGCGCTCGGCTGCAAGGCCAATGAAGTCTATCTGGCGTCGACCGGCGTGATCGGCCAGATCCTGCCAGCCGAGAAGATCGTGGCGCAGATGCCGAAGCTGAAGGCCGGCCTGAAGGACAGCGACTGGATGAGCGCCGCCAAGGCGATCATGACCACCGACACCTTCCCCAAGCTGGCCACCGCCAAGTGCAAGATCGACGGCAAGGTCGTGACCATCAACGGTTTCTGCAAGGGCTCGGGCATGATCGCGCCGGATATGGCGACCATGCTGGCTTTCATCGTCACCGATGCCAAACTGCCGGCCGATGTGCTGCAGGCCCTGCTGAAAGCCAGCAACAACCAGAGCTTCAACTGTCTGACGGTCGACGGCGACACCTCCACGTCAGATACCGTGCTGCTGTTTGCCACCGGCAAGGCCGGCAATACCGCGCATGCCAAGGCGTCCGACAAGCGGCTGGCCGAGTTCCGCAAGGCGCTGACCGCCGTGATGTCCGACCTGGCGCAGCAGATCGCCGCCGATGGCGAAGGCGCGCAGAAGCTGGTGACCATCGACGTGACCGGCGCCAGGAGCGATGCTTCGGCCCGCGTGATTGCGCGCTCGATCGCCAATTCGCCGCTGGTGAAGACCGCGATTGCCGGCGCCGACGCCAACTGGGGCCGCATCATCATGGCGGTCGGAAAATCTGCCGAACCCGCCAACCGCGACAAGCTGGTGATCAAGATCGGCGGCAAGGCCGTGACCAAGAACGGCATGGTGCGTCCCGATCACGACGATGCTGCCGCCACCAAACATTTCCAGAGCCGCGATGTGCGCATCGAGGTGGATGTCGCCGTCGGCAAGGGCGCGGCGCGCGTCTGGACCTGCGACCTGACGCACGGCTATATCGACATCAATGCCGACTACCGCAGCTGACGATCCGCTCTGCCCCGGCGACGCCGCGGCGCTGCTGACGCCCAAGCCGGTCGTGCTGGTCGTGGCGGTGGCGCTGGTCGATGCCGACAACCGCGTGCTGCTGACCCAGCGTCCGCCAGGCAAGAAGCTGGCTGGCCTGTGGGAGTTTCCCGGCGGCAAGGTGGAGAAGAACGAGACGCCGGAAGCAGCCCTGATCCGCGAACTGCATGAAGAACTGCATCTCGATATCTCGGCGGCCTGCCTGGCGCCCTATGCCTTTGCCAGCCATTCCTACGACGATTTCCACCTGCTGATGCCGCTCTATGTCTGCCGCCGCTGGGCCGGGCAGCCGCAGCCGCGCGAGGGCCAGGCGATGAAATGGCTGCGGCCGGTGAAGATGAATCCGCAGGAGATGCCGCCAGCCGATGTACCGCTTGTGGCGATGCTGCGCGATCTGCTGACCTAGGCGCTGTCCGACTGCATCCAATCCGGAGCCTGTTCGGAGCCAGTTCCGTCCTGTTTGAGCCTGTTTGAGCCTGTTTGGGCCTGTTTGGGCCTGTTTCGTCCTGTTTCGTCCTGTTTCAGCCCGTTTAAAGCCGGCTAAACCCTTGGCATTTTGTGCCAAGCCATTGATTTCCCTATCCACGATGTCCAACAGCGGCGCTATTTCGGCGAATGGCGCATTGATGCGCATGCCCAAATATGCGAACAATTGTTCTCATAAATAGGAATAATAGCATTATTTGTCACAGGGACCAAGGCAAATGAGCCAGTCCGCCCATTCGCCGCAAAAGCCCTCACTATTCCCTACTTCGACACCTGCTCCAGCGCCTCCGCGCTGTACTGCGCGGCGAATTCCGCCGAGGGCGGGATCGGCTTGATCACATCGACCAGCACGCCGCTCGGATCGGCGACGATGAAATGCCGCTGGCCGAAGGCTTCGTCACGCAGCGTGAGCCGGATATTCAGCCCCGCCGCCTGCACCTGCGCATAGGCAGCATCGACATCCTCGACCTCGAAATTGATCAGGAAACCCTGCGCCGGCTTGCGGAAACCTTCCGGGATGGTCTCGTGCGTGTGGTCGAGTATGGCAAGATTGACCCGCGAATCGCTCCGGCTGGTCAGATGCACATACCAGTCGCTCTCGAAGGCCGGGGCAAAATCGAAATGGGTTTCATAGAAGGCCCGGGTCTCGGCCAGTTTGTCGGTGCAGATCACGGGGTAATAGCTGGTGAGTTTCATGGGGAAGACTCCCTGTTATGCGGTCCGGGTGGCAGTGGCGGATGGCGCTGTGAAATGACTGGACTGGCCGTCCTGGGCTTGATATAAACATACAGGTTGTATGTATGCAAGAGAAGCGTCAGAGCAAGGCTGAAAAACATGCGGCGACGCGGGCGGCCCTGCTGGCCACCGCGCGCGGGCTGTTTGCCGCCAAGGGATTTGCCGCCACCGGCACCGAAGAGGTCGTGGCGCAGGCCGACGTCACGCGCGGCGCGCTCTATTATCACTTCACCGACAAGCAGGCTTTGTTCGCCGCCGTGGTCGAACAGGTGGCGCAGGAAGTGCTGGCCGCCATCGAGGCCGCAGCAGCAAAAGCGAAATCGCCGCTGGATGGCCTGGTGCGCGGCAGCCAGGCCTTCATCGCTGCCTGTCTGGAGCCCGGCGCGCGACAGATCTATCTGATCGACGCGCCTTCGGTGATCGGCTGGCAGCGCTGGCGCGAGATCGATGCCCGGCATGGCATGGGCTCGCTGCGTCAGGGCGTCGAAGCGGCCCTTGCCGACCTGCCGCGTGGGCAGAAACTGTCGGCAGAGGCGCTCACCTACCTGCTGAGCGGCGCGATGAACGAGGCCGTGCTCTGGCTCGCCGAGGCCAAGGATGAAATCGCGGCGCGCAAGGCAGCCGAAGCCGCGCTGAAGCGCATCCTCGAACTGCTGTTCACGCCGGAAGACTGATCAGTTCGGCTTGAGAGGCCCGCCGATGGGATGCGCCATCGTGCCCAGCGCATCAGCCAGGCTATGCGTCGCCTGCCCCGGCCGCAGTGGTTTCTGCTGGCTTTCATGCGGCGACCAGCCAGTCAGCGTGATCATCTCGAAGCTGGCCGGAATGCGGCCATCCGGACCAGCAAACCGCTGCTGATAGAGTTCGGCCATGCGCAACAGCGTGGCCCGCCGCGTGAACGTCCTGCGCCGGGTCAGCACCGCATTGGTCTCGCCCATGCCGCGCAGGTCGCGCATCAGGCTGAAGGCATCAGTATAGGTGACCGGAATGATGTCGCTGTCGGCAACGGGCAATGCAAAGCCTGCGCGTTGCAGCAGCGCCGCGCCATCCAGCGTTTCCGCCATCGGCGAGATGCGCGGGCTGGCGCCACCCTCGATTTCGGCTTCGGCCGCGAGCCAGCATTGCCGCATCTCGCTGAGCGTCGAACCGCCCAGCATGGCGCCGAGGAACAGGCCATCGGGTTTCAGCACACGGCGGATCTGGATCAGCGCGCCAGGCAGGTCGTTCACCCAGTGCAGGTTGAGCAGCGCGATGACGAGATCGAACTTGCCTTCGGCAAAGGGCAGGAATTCCTCATCGCCTACCGCATGCAACCCGCTGCCGCCGACTGAGTCCATCGACACGATCCGCTCGATCTGGCCGCGCGACCCCAGATGCGTCTGCAGCCAGGCGGCATCGCAGCCCTGCACCAGCGCCAGCGGAAAGCTGCGGCGGATATCGTCCAGCCGGTCGAGCAGGCGTTCGGCTACGGCGGCGCGCAGGAAGTCGTAATCAGCCGCCTTCGCGGCCACCCGCTGACGCTGACGCCGCTTGGCGGCGCGATCGAAGACCTGCATAGTGTCGCTCATCGCTGCATTCTGCCACGGGCCATCGCACCTCGCCATGCCGGTACGGAGCAAAATTAAAAAGGCTGTCGCCAAGGCCATCAAGAAGCCCGTGGCGAAGCTGACGGCCACGCGGCGATTGCGAAAGCGCAAACCGATCAATCTGGCCCTGCAGGGCGGCGGCACCCACGGCGCCTTCACCTGGGGCGTGCTGGACCGCCTGCTGGAAGAAGACTGCTTCGAGATCGAGGGCATCAGCGGGACCTCCGCTGGCGCGATGAATGCCGCCGTGCTGGCCTATGGGCTGCACAAGGGCGGCCCGGACATGGCGCGCGCAAGTTTGCGCGAGTTCTGGAAGCGCGTCGCCGATGCGGCGGCGCTCTCGCCCTTCCGCCCGACCCTGCTGGACCAGTGGTTCAAATTCGGCGGGATCGATTACTCGCCGAGCTACCAGCTGATGGAACTGACCACCAAGCTGGCCTCGCCCTACCAGACATTGTCGGGCGGCGAGAATCC includes:
- a CDS encoding (deoxy)nucleoside triphosphate pyrophosphohydrolase; translation: MPTTAADDPLCPGDAAALLTPKPVVLVVAVALVDADNRVLLTQRPPGKKLAGLWEFPGGKVEKNETPEAALIRELHEELHLDISAACLAPYAFASHSYDDFHLLMPLYVCRRWAGQPQPREGQAMKWLRPVKMNPQEMPPADVPLVAMLRDLLT
- a CDS encoding TetR/AcrR family transcriptional regulator, producing MQEKRQSKAEKHAATRAALLATARGLFAAKGFAATGTEEVVAQADVTRGALYYHFTDKQALFAAVVEQVAQEVLAAIEAAAAKAKSPLDGLVRGSQAFIAACLEPGARQIYLIDAPSVIGWQRWREIDARHGMGSLRQGVEAALADLPRGQKLSAEALTYLLSGAMNEAVLWLAEAKDEIAARKAAEAALKRILELLFTPED
- a CDS encoding methyltransferase domain-containing protein; amino-acid sequence: MSDTMQVFDRAAKRRQRQRVAAKAADYDFLRAAVAERLLDRLDDIRRSFPLALVQGCDAAWLQTHLGSRGQIERIVSMDSVGGSGLHAVGDEEFLPFAEGKFDLVIALLNLHWVNDLPGALIQIRRVLKPDGLFLGAMLGGSTLSEMRQCWLAAEAEIEGGASPRISPMAETLDGAALLQRAGFALPVADSDIIPVTYTDAFSLMRDLRGMGETNAVLTRRRTFTRRATLLRMAELYQQRFAGPDGRIPASFEMITLTGWSPHESQQKPLRPGQATHSLADALGTMAHPIGGPLKPN
- the argJ gene encoding bifunctional glutamate N-acetyltransferase/amino-acid acetyltransferase ArgJ — protein: MAAHPVSPLAPKSYPTLPAVAGARFATALSGIRYKGRDDLVLIDFAPGTKAAGLFTRSSMPGAPVEWCRKILPSGAARALVVNAGIANVFTGKAGAQAVKVTADGAAKALGCKANEVYLASTGVIGQILPAEKIVAQMPKLKAGLKDSDWMSAAKAIMTTDTFPKLATAKCKIDGKVVTINGFCKGSGMIAPDMATMLAFIVTDAKLPADVLQALLKASNNQSFNCLTVDGDTSTSDTVLLFATGKAGNTAHAKASDKRLAEFRKALTAVMSDLAQQIAADGEGAQKLVTIDVTGARSDASARVIARSIANSPLVKTAIAGADANWGRIIMAVGKSAEPANRDKLVIKIGGKAVTKNGMVRPDHDDAAATKHFQSRDVRIEVDVAVGKGAARVWTCDLTHGYIDINADYRS
- a CDS encoding VOC family protein; the encoded protein is MKLTSYYPVICTDKLAETRAFYETHFDFAPAFESDWYVHLTSRSDSRVNLAILDHTHETIPEGFRKPAQGFLINFEVEDVDAAYAQVQAAGLNIRLTLRDEAFGQRHFIVADPSGVLVDVIKPIPPSAEFAAQYSAEALEQVSK